One Corvus moneduloides isolate bCorMon1 chromosome Z, bCorMon1.pri, whole genome shotgun sequence genomic window carries:
- the SPINK4 gene encoding serine protease inhibitor Kazal-type 4 isoform X2 has product MDGAPTEGGAEMNEGSGLRRPACEDLVHLQACPLLYLPICGSDGNTYANECQLCVEKMKTRQDIRILKHGECQDT; this is encoded by the exons ATGGATGGAGCTCCAACAGAAGGAG GGGCAGAGATGAATGAAGGGAGTGGCCTGAGAAGG CCGGCGTGTGAAGACCTGGTTCACCTGCAGGCCTGCCCCCTCCTGTACTTGCCCATTTGTGGGAGCGATGGGAATACCTATGCCAATGaatgccagctctgtgtggaaAAAAT GAAAACCAGGCAAGACATCCGGATTTTGAAACACGGGGAGTGTCAAGATACCTGA
- the SPINK4 gene encoding serine protease inhibitor Kazal-type 4 isoform X1, whose protein sequence is MPARELLLLLLAAMVTLIAAGGAEMNEGSGLRRPACEDLVHLQACPLLYLPICGSDGNTYANECQLCVEKMKTRQDIRILKHGECQDT, encoded by the exons ATGCCTGcgagggagctgctgctgctgctgctggcggcAATGGTGACTCTCATTGCTGCCGGAG GGGCAGAGATGAATGAAGGGAGTGGCCTGAGAAGG CCGGCGTGTGAAGACCTGGTTCACCTGCAGGCCTGCCCCCTCCTGTACTTGCCCATTTGTGGGAGCGATGGGAATACCTATGCCAATGaatgccagctctgtgtggaaAAAAT GAAAACCAGGCAAGACATCCGGATTTTGAAACACGGGGAGTGTCAAGATACCTGA